GGATTTGCATCTGGACAGTCCGTTTCGCGGGCTGTCCGGGCTTCCCGCGGCGATCCGCGAGCGGATGCGCGAATCGACCTTCGCCGCGCTGGATAGGCTGGTCAGGCTGGCGATGGAAGAGCGTGCGGATTTCGTCGTCATCGCCGGGGACGTTTATGACGCAGCCGATCGTTCGCTGCGCGCGCAAATCCGCTTTCAACAAGCGTTGGAAACATGGGCGGGGGCGGGCATACCCGCCTTTGTCGTGCATGGAAATCACGATCCGCTGGACGGGAGAGCAGCCAAGCTTGCATACCCGCAGTCGGTAAAGTTTTTCGGAGCCGATGCGGTGGAGGGTTTTCCCGTCGTGACAAAGGACCGGGGTACCATAGCGTATGTCTATGGCGTCTCCTACGGCTCGGCGTCCGTTACCGACAATTTGGCGGCGCGCTTCGACCCGTCGGATACCGCACAGTACCGGATCGGCCTGCTTCACGCCAATGTGGACGGAGATCCTGCCCACGACAATTACGCCCCTTGCCGGTCGCGGGAGCTGGCGGACAAGCCGATCGATTATTGGGCCCTTGGCCATGTACATACGAGGCAGGTGATCCGGGATGAAAAACCGCTTATCGTATACCCCGGAAACATTCAAGGCAGACATATTCGGGAGTGCGGAGAAAAGGGCTGCTACCTTGTCGATGTCGATGAGCGGGGCGAGTCGAGGCTCGCATTCCATCCGCTCGATTCGGTGAGATGGTACGATGTCCGGCTTTCCATCGCCGGACTGGAAACGGAGCAGCAGCTCAAGGAGCTGCTGGAGGATGAAACGGAGCGGCTGCGCGAAGCTTCGGACGGAAGAGCTGCCGTTGCCAGGCTGGAGCTGGCGGGCAGGGGGCCGCTGCACGGCTTGCTGCATGAACGCTTTTACCTGGACGAGCTCACAGGTCTGCTGCGCGCGAAGGAAGCGAATGCAGCGGAGAGCTCGCCGCATTTCCCGTTCGTCTGGATCGAATCGGTTGTCGACAAAACCGGAGCGGATATCGACGCGGACCATCTTATGGAGCAGGCCAGCTTTCTTGGAGATTTGCTTCGTTTATCGAGAGCTTCGGCGCAGGAACCGGCCGCACTGGAAGCTTTATACGGCGAAGCGCTCGCTCCGCTGATGGGCCATTCGGCACTTCGCAAGCTGCTCGCCGGAATTTCGTCATGTGAGCGCGAGGAATGGCACAAATCGGCGGAGCAGCTTGCGATCGACCTGCTCGCGGACGAGGAAGCGGGTTGAGGCATATGGAGAAGAGATGCTGCCATAAGCCGGCATTGCCGGTTTTGCGGCGGACTGTTAAGGAGGGCGGAGGATGAGGCTGACTGGCGTCGATTTGCGCCAATACGGCGGCTTGCGCGATGTCCGGCTGCAGACGGATGCTTCGTTTACGCTCGTGTACGGACATAACGAGGCGGGAAAAAGCACCTTGATGCAGTTTATACGCGCCGTTTTGTTCGGCTTTGCTTCCCGCGGCCAAGGCGGAGAAGGCGCTTTGATGATGCTGGACGAAGCCGGCCGAAGAGTGCGCGTCGAACGGACGGCCGGCGCCAAAGGAAGAGTGCCGGCCGCCGGTGCGGTGAAGCTCACCTACGATGATGGGACGGGCGGAGGAGACAAAGAACTCGCCGAATTGCTCGGCGGCGTTACGCCGGAGCTGTTCCGCAGCGTGTTCGCCTTCGGTCTGACCGAGCTGCAGGAGCTGCGGACGCTGCAAACGGACGAAGTCGGAAGTTATCTATACAGCGCCGGGCTCGGGGCCGGCGTGAGCCGGATTCGCGAGGCGGAGAAACGGCTCGCCGGACAAATGGAGCAGCTTTATAAGCCGCGCGGCAAGGCACAGCCGCTGAATCAGGCGGCTGCGCGGCTGAGCGAGATCGAAGCGGAGCTGCGCGCGAGCATGGAAGCGGCGATGCAATATGACAGCCTGCGGAGCAAGCTGGCCGACGGCGACGGTCATATCGCCGGACTCGCGAGCCGCAGAGGCGATCTCGAGCGGCTGCTCCAGCTGCTGCGCAGCGGACTTCGTCTGCTCGATCCGTGGCAGCGGCTGCAGATTGTGCGCGCGAGGCTGGAGGAACTGCCGGAGCGGGACGCCTTCCCGGAGGAGGCGGCCCACAGGCTGGAGCAGCTGGAAGGCGAACGGGAACGGCTTCTGACGGATCTGGATCGCATCGGTCTCAAACGGCAGACGTGGGAGAAGGAGCTGCAGGAGACTGCAGTTCCGGATCGTTTGCCGCAGGAAGCGGAGGAGCGGCTAAGGCATTTGCTCAGCCGGGCCGGTTATTACGATGAGATGCAGCGCGATATCATCCAGCTGCAAACGGAGCTGGAGCGCGATCAGGTCGAGCTGGAGCAGCTTTTGAGCCGCATCGACCCTTCGTGGAATGAAGCGGCTTTGGCCGCTTTCCCGCAAACCGTCGCGGCCCGCGAACAGCTGCGCGGCTTTCAGGCTGCCTTCGCCCGGCTGGCGGAGCAGAACGCCGCTGCGGAGGCGGAAGCCGCGGCGCTTCTGCGGGACGTCCAGGAGGCGGCGGCCGCCAGCGCGAAGCAGGCGGA
The window above is part of the Paenibacillus hamazuiensis genome. Proteins encoded here:
- a CDS encoding metallophosphoesterase family protein, whose translation is MKPFRFIHVADLHLDSPFRGLSGLPAAIRERMRESTFAALDRLVRLAMEERADFVVIAGDVYDAADRSLRAQIRFQQALETWAGAGIPAFVVHGNHDPLDGRAAKLAYPQSVKFFGADAVEGFPVVTKDRGTIAYVYGVSYGSASVTDNLAARFDPSDTAQYRIGLLHANVDGDPAHDNYAPCRSRELADKPIDYWALGHVHTRQVIRDEKPLIVYPGNIQGRHIRECGEKGCYLVDVDERGESRLAFHPLDSVRWYDVRLSIAGLETEQQLKELLEDETERLREASDGRAAVARLELAGRGPLHGLLHERFYLDELTGLLRAKEANAAESSPHFPFVWIESVVDKTGADIDADHLMEQASFLGDLLRLSRASAQEPAALEALYGEALAPLMGHSALRKLLAGISSCEREEWHKSAEQLAIDLLADEEAG